ATACCGATCCGAAAAGGGAAAGCTCTCGGATCCCCCACCGCCCGCACAGGCGGCGAAGCTCTTCCTCGGGTACATTCAGCATGATTCCTCCTACTCCGCCCAGATGACCGTGTCGCCCAACTTCAGGTACACGAAGACCTCCTCGATGTCCGCGTTCAGGGACCGGACGCAGCCGTGGCTGACGGCGGTGCCTATCAGGTCGGGCTCGTTGGTCCCGTGCATGCCGTAGGTGGGGAGGTCTATGCCGATCCAACGCGAGCCGAGGCCGTTCTCCGGGTCGCCGGGCGGGTAGCTCCGGCCCTCCCAGTTCCAGGTGGGATTTTCCTTCAGGCGGACGATATCGTACACGCCGGGGGGCGTTGGCGAAGAGGGACCGCCGACGGCCACCGGCCAGGTCTTCACCGACCGGCCGTCCACGAAGAGGGTGGCCCGGCACTCCGAGATGTCCACGTAGACGACCGTCCCCTCGCCGTAGCCCATCCCGGAAAGCTCATCGGTGGAGATTATCGGGGCCAGACCGTCGGGCCAGAGGGCCAGCGTCTGCATATCGAAGTCGGCGCCCAGCCGCAGAATGACCGCGGCCTCGCTGGAACCGGGAGGGACCGGGATAAGCCGGTCGGAATCCAGGGAGAACAGGAGCGCCAGGTCCCGGGCGGCGGCCCCGTAGGCCGGCTCGTACAGGACCACCGTACGCTCGGGGACACCGTCCGGGGGATCGGTGATGCGCCAGCCGCGGGCGGTGGTGTCGTTGGCCAGGGTGGAGAGTCCGGCCTCCAGGGCGGCGTCGGACCCGCCGTCGGCGCGCTCCACCAGGAGGAGAAGACGCGGCGGCGCCAGGGGCGGATCGCCCCCGGGGTCGGACCCGCCGCAGGCCGTCACGCCGGCGAGCAAGAGGAGCGCCAGGATCGTACGAGCGAGTGGTTTCAAACGGTCCCCCGTTTCGGTGCGTCCACTATTGTACCAAACGGGGCGCTCCTCGACCCGAGACGAATCTCGTAGCAGGAAGGAATCCGGCCTTTCCGGCATCTAGCGCCGGCGGACGCGGGGGCCGACATTCGGTCGGCCCGAGGGCCGGTCGGATTCGAATTATGTAACGCAGGGCGGGGGTTTGAGTACCCCGCCCTGTTTTTTATATAAGGCAGCCCCCCCATCGGCGCGCCGCTCAAA
This region of bacterium genomic DNA includes:
- a CDS encoding L,D-transpeptidase family protein; the protein is MKPLARTILALLLLAGVTACGGSDPGGDPPLAPPRLLLLVERADGGSDAALEAGLSTLANDTTARGWRITDPPDGVPERTVVLYEPAYGAAARDLALLFSLDSDRLIPVPPGSSEAAVILRLGADFDMQTLALWPDGLAPIISTDELSGMGYGEGTVVYVDISECRATLFVDGRSVKTWPVAVGGPSSPTPPGVYDIVRLKENPTWNWEGRSYPPGDPENGLGSRWIGIDLPTYGMHGTNEPDLIGTAVSHGCVRSLNADIEEVFVYLKLGDTVIWAE